A DNA window from Calliphora vicina chromosome 1, idCalVici1.1, whole genome shotgun sequence contains the following coding sequences:
- the RpL3 gene encoding large ribosomal subunit protein uL3 isoform X1, with amino-acid sequence MSHRKFSAPRHGSMAFYPKKRAARHRGKVKAFPKDDASKPVHLTCFLGYKAGMSHIVREADRPGSKINKKEVVEAVTVLETPPMIVVGAVGYIETPFGLRALVNVWAQHLSEECRRRFYKNWYKSERKAFTKSSKKWNDDLGKKSIENDFRKMLRYCKVIRVIAHTQIRLIKQRQKKAHVMEIQLNGGSIEDKVKWVKEHLEKPIPVSNVFGQDEMIDCIGVTKGKGFKGVTSRWHTKKLPRKTHKGLRKVACIGAWHPSRVSTTVARAGQKGYHHRTEINKKIYRIGAGIHTMDGKVIKNNASTEYDLTDKAITPMGGFPHYGEVTNDFVMIKGCCIGSKKRVLTLRKTLLKHTKRSALEQIKLKFIDTSSKMGHGRFQTPADKLAFMGPLKKDRIKEEQAATTSAAATTSA; translated from the exons ATG TCTCACCGTAAATTCTCGGCTCCTCGCCATGGTTCCATGGCCTTCTACCCCAAGAAGCGCGCAGCTCGTCACCGTGGTAAGGTTAAGGCTTTCCCTAAGGATGATGCCAGCAAACCCGTCCATTTGACTTGCTTCTTGGGCTACAAAGCTGGTATGTCTCACATCGTTCGTGAGGCCGACCGTCCTGGTTCAA AGATTAACAAGAAGGAGGTCGTTGAAGCTGTAACCGTTTTGGAAACCCCACCCATGATTGTTGTTGGTGCTGTTGGTTACATTGAAACTCCCTTCGGTCTTCGCGCCTTGGTTAATGTCTGGGCTCAACATTTGTCCGAAGAATGCCGTCGTCGTTTCTACAAAAACTG GTACAAATCTGAAAGAAAAGCTTTCACCAAGTCCAGCAAGAAATGGAATGATGATTTGGGCAAGAAGAGCATTGAAAACGATTTCCGTAAGATGCTTCGTTACTGCAAGGTCATCCGCGTTATTGCTCACACTCAg ATCCGTTTGATCAAGCAACGCCAAAAGAAGGCTCATGTTATGGAAATCCAATTGAACGGTGGTTCCATTGAAGACAAAGTTAAGTGGGTTAAGGAACATTTGGAAAAGCCTATTCCCGTCAGCAATGTCTTTGGCCAAGATGAGATGATCGATTGCATTGGTGTTACCAAGGGTAAAGGTTTCAAGGGTGTCACTTCCCGTTGGCACACAAAGAAATTGCCCCGCAAGACGCACAAGGGTTTGCGTAAGGTTGCCTGTATTGGTGCCTGGCATCCTTCTCGTGTGTCCACCACTGTGGCACGTGCCGGTCAAAAGGGTTACCATCACCGTACCGAAATCAACAAGAAGATCTACCGTATTGGTGCCGGTATCCACACCATGGATGGCAAg gTTATCAAAAACAATGCTTCCACCGAGTACGATTTAACCGACAAGGCTATCACCCCCATGGGTGGTTTCCCTCATTATGGTGAAGTTACTAACGATTTCGTCATGATCAAGGGCTGTTGCATCGGTTCCAAGAAACGTGTCCTTACCTTGCGTAAGACTTTGTTGAAGCACACCAAGCGTTCTGCTTTGGAACAAATCAAACTCAAGTTCATCGATACCTCATCCAAAATGGGTCATGGTCGTTTCCAAACCCCAGCCGACAAATTGGCCTTCATGGGTCCCCTCAAGAAGGATCGCATCAAGGAAGAACAAGCTGCCACCACCAGTGCCGCTGCTACCACTTCTGCTTAA
- the Ttc1 gene encoding tetratricopeptide repeat protein 1, producing MPEISEIVGSDDEYQDAVSDESLANSPSTNTPTSSAPGETKSSNAEIVEEIIKQQTNLKLDDGDKSDNIASGSNTEKTEDDTQPEYIHDEIDENLLAEKEKSMTPEELEANKEKADKIKLEANELFKNNQAEEAIDMYTEALKICPLKASKERAVLFGNRAAAKIKLDSKKTAIDDCSKAIELWPEYIRALLRRAKLYEHEDKLDEALADYKRVYELDPGQSEAREAMVRLPPIVEERNERLKAEMLDKLKDLGNMILKPFGLSTSNFQMQKDPNSGSYSINFNQNNS from the exons atgccagaaatttctgaaattgtcGGCAGTGATGATGAATATCAAGATGCTGTAAGCGATGAGTCATTAGCAAATTCTCCCAGTACAAATACTCCAACATCGTCAGCACCAGGGGAAACTAAAAGTTCCAATGCAGAAATAGTTGAGGAAAtcataaaacaacaaacaaacttaaaacTCGATGATGGTGATAAATCAGACAACATTGCCAGTGGCAGTAATACGGAAAAAACTGAGGATGACACCCAACCTGAATACATACACGATGAAATTGATGAAAATTTGTTGGCGGAAAAAGAAAAATCTATGACGCCTGAAGAGTTGGAAGCTAACAAAGAAAAAGccgataaaataaaattagaagctaatgaattatttaaaaacaatcaaGCTGAAGAAGCTATTGACATGTATACGGAAGCTTTAAAAATATGCCCCCTGAAAGCCTCCAAAGAAAGGGCTGTTTTGTTTGGCAACAGAGCTGCCGCTAAAATAAAATTGGATTCGAAAAAAACTGCCATTGATGATTGCAGTAAAGCTATAGAATTGTGGCCAGAATATATTCGTGCTTTGTTAag aCGTGCTAAACTTTACGAACATGAAGACAAGTTAGATGAAGCATTAGCTGATTATAAGCGTGTCTATGAGTTGGATCCTGGACAGAGTGAGGCACGTGAAGCTATGGTTCGTTTACCTCCTATTGTCGAAGAACGAAACGAACGTTTGAAAGCGGAAATGCTTGATAAATTAAAAGATTTGGGAAATATGATATTAAAACCATTTGGTTTATCGACATCGAATTTCCAAATGCAAAAAGATCCCAATTCGGGTTCTTACTCAatcaattttaatcaaaataacaGCTag
- the RpL3 gene encoding large ribosomal subunit protein uL3 isoform X2, translating to MSHRKFSAPRHGSMAFYPKKRAARHRGKVKAFPKDDASKPVHLTCFLGYKAGMSHIVREADRPGSKINKKEVVEAVTVLETPPMIVVGAVGYIETPFGLRALVNVWAQHLSEECRRRFYKNCSWISLLRELLKSPLVV from the exons ATG TCTCACCGTAAATTCTCGGCTCCTCGCCATGGTTCCATGGCCTTCTACCCCAAGAAGCGCGCAGCTCGTCACCGTGGTAAGGTTAAGGCTTTCCCTAAGGATGATGCCAGCAAACCCGTCCATTTGACTTGCTTCTTGGGCTACAAAGCTGGTATGTCTCACATCGTTCGTGAGGCCGACCGTCCTGGTTCAA AGATTAACAAGAAGGAGGTCGTTGAAGCTGTAACCGTTTTGGAAACCCCACCCATGATTGTTGTTGGTGCTGTTGGTTACATTGAAACTCCCTTCGGTCTTCGCGCCTTGGTTAATGTCTGGGCTCAACATTTGTCCGAAGAATGCCGTCGTCGTTTCTACAAAAACTG TTCTTGGATCAGCTTGCTGAGAGAGCTTTTAAAATCTCCTTTAGTCGTGTGA
- the Zyx gene encoding LIM domain-containing protein 1, which translates to MDSMSNSSAASALKTRRKVTLDNPAVLEQQLEALEHHKKQLEKRGKLNQNFSSNSKTIALHLNSPKLSSSSLLTDVALNSHSFLENSNGMYPNTTSSSGHGVVNTKSNIYGNIIGSSSTALNNIYSNVGFDKIQQQEQACIAEQNLSNKKSASSTNEENSVNFTHNGSMIPEDEIPPPPSPVSSSYSELRRATEVFKTNNLPKKGSLITANDQIGIAKPIVGYEMPLDHKLAVASNDMRQLYINKPTYTANDAFSNYNNAVQAKTNPNFSDYSGYGGFSSTYESIYEPINPRPPSQLSTRSHNIMYPCIKNSNNLSMPECGGILEKSNSSNMSTLSGGSSVDSISPVYPNSSRDSEGDGTLNSYSQNHKESVVESLTDFLVKSMDPQNDLENYGICFKCNEIVVGENSGCTAMDQIYHIACFTCSQCQINLQGKPFYALDCKPYCEFDYLQTLEKCSVCMKPILERILRATGKPYHPQCFTCAVCKKSLDGIPFTVDATNQNYCIEDFHKKFAPRCCVCKEPIMPEPGEEETVRVVALDRSFHFECYKCEDCGLLLSSESEGRGCYPLDDHVLCKSCNAKRVQMLTNRMTTTEL; encoded by the coding sequence ATGGATTCAATGTCAAACTCTTCAGCCGCTTCGGCACTTAAAACTCGTCGTAAAGTTACTCTCGATAACCCAGCTGTTTTGGAACAACAATTAGAAGCACTGGAGCATCATAAAAAGCAACTAGAGAAACGTGGAAaactaaatcaaaatttttcgaGCAACAGCAAAACAATTGCCCTGCATTTGAATTCTCCTAAATTGTCTTCGTCTTCACTGCTAACGGACGTTGCTCTTAATTCCCATAGTTTCTTAGAAAATTCAAATGGAATGTACCCAAATACCACATCTTCATCGGGTCACGGCGTTGTTAATACAAAATCAAATATATATGGCAATATAATTGGCTCTTCGTCAACAGctttaaataacatttattcTAATGTTGGATTTGATAAGATTCAACAGCAGGAACAAGCATGTATTGCAGAACAAAATTTGTCGAATAAAAAATCAGCATCTTCTACAAATGAAGAAAATAGCGTGAACTTCACTCATAATGGTTCTATGATACCGGAAGATGAAATTCCACCCCCTCCAAGTCCTGTCAGTTCGTCTTATAGTGAATTGCGACGAGCCACCGAAGTTTTCAAAACCAATAATCTACCTAAAAAAGGTTCACTTATTACTGCCAACGATCAAATCGGTATAGCTAAACCAATTGTGGGTTATGAGATGCCTCTGGACCATAAACTAGCGGTGGCATCAAATGACATGCgacaattgtatataaacaaaccAACATACACAGCAAATGATGCATTTAGTAATTACAATAACGCAGTACAGGCAAAAACTAATCCCAACTTTTCCGATTACTCTGGATATGGTGGATTTTCTTCCACCTATGAATCGATTTATGAGCCGATTAATCCAAGACCCCCTAGTCAATTGTCCACACGATCCCACAACATTATGTATCcatgtataaaaaattcaaataatttgtcCATGCCTGAATGTGGTggtattttagaaaaaagtaataGCAGCAATATGTCTACTTTAAGCGGTGGTAGCAGTGTAGACTCCATATCACCAGTGTATCCAAATAGCAGCAGGGATAGCGAAGGTGATGGCACCTTAAACAGCTACTCACAAAACCATAAAGAGTCCGTAGTTGAATCTTTAACTGATTTTTTGGTTAAATCAATGGATCCCCAAAATGATCTAGAAAACTATGGTATTTGCTTCAAATGCAACGAAATTGTTGTGGGAGAAAACTCCGGCTGCACCGCTATGGATCAAATCTATCACATTGCCTGTTTCACGTGTTCTCAGTGTCAAATAAACCTCCAAGGCAAGCCATTTTACGCTTTAGATTGTAAACCCTATTGCGAATTTGATTACTTACAAACATTGGAAAAATGTTCGGTATGTATGAAACCGATTTTAGAAAGAATTTTGCGAGCCACCGGCAAACCGTACCATCCACAATGTTTTACTTGTGCAGTTTGCAAGAAGAGTTTGGATGGTATACCATTTACAGTTGATGCCACAAATCAAAACTACTGCATTGaagattttcacaaaaaattcgcTCCTCGATGTTGTGTATGCAAAGAACCCATTATGCCAGAGCCGGGTGAAGAGGAGACTGTAAGAGTGGTGGCTTTGGATAGAAGTTTTCATTTTGAATGTTACAAGTGTGAGGATTGCGGTTTATTGCTTTCATCGGAGTCCGAAGGTCGTGGCTGCTATCCGTTAGACGATCACGTATTATGCAAGAGCTGCAACGCAAAACGTGTGCAAATGCTTACCAATCGCATGACGACTACAGAACTTTAG
- the LOC135948841 gene encoding methionine synthase reductase — MVDDINISDFILEKYTEAKVADQTLEVVFENETQFLGYENGQEKCKDLMFPFSRSPLKMVAIKHSKNLLESKNDSLHAKDITEITLDIKDLKEYEWQPGDTIAILPRNDKNSVDEFLQLLDMERQADTTCSVQISKLCTKKSAKVPVYIPKLTTPREILRDCLNIKSILKKTFIRSLAEHCTDGEEKTFLKCLSSKEGSAFYNELIMEKGFTVMDLLKHCRSCKPPFALIVEHLSRLLPRPYSIANSPLKSTYEISIIFSTLDVKPGVTTNMLKEKITEESASILMYLREPNYFRYTEDNYQQNQVLIAIGTGLAPFLGFLQHKQHMMANDKNGNPGITWLFVGTTSEQAVVHRDLLLQWQSKNILNNFVESYSRVPTTRYHYVQDSLECNAQQLVELLMKPETTIYLCADGGQISKSIEKSLQNILVKELAITAEESVEMMNDFKAKRKYREDIWL, encoded by the exons ATGGTAGACGATATAAATATATCGGATTTTATATTGGAGAAATATACAGAAGCTAAAGTGGCTGATCAAACACTTGAGGTAGTCTTTGAAAATGAAACACAG TTTCTAGGATACGAAAATGGCCAAGAAAAATGCAAGGACTTAATGTTTCCTTTTTCGCGTTCTCCCTTAAAAATGGTTGCCATTAAACATTCcaaaaatttattggaatctaAAAATGATTCCTTACATGCAAAGGATATCACCGAAATTACTTTGGATATAAAA GATTTAAAGGAATATGAATGGCAACCAGGTGACACAATTGCAATTTTACCCAGGAATGACAAAAACAGTGTTGATGAATTCCTACAGCTCCTAGACATGGAAAGACAAGCAGATACAACATGTTCTGTTCAAATCTCAAAGTTATGTACGAAAAAATCCGCAAAAGTTCCTGTTTATATACCTAAATTAACGACACCACGAGAAATCTTACGTGATTGTCTTAACattaaaagcattttaaaaaagaCGTTTATAAGAAGTTTAGCCGAGCATTGTACAGACGgagaagaaaaaacatttttaaaatgcttgTCATCAAAAGAAGGTTCTGCATTTTATAATGAACTAATAATGGAAAAAGGATTTACTGTAATGGATTTACTAAAGCACTGTCGTTCATGTAAACCACCTTTTGCTCTAATTGTTGAGCATTTGTCAAGACTTTTGCCCCGGCCATATTCTATTGCAAATAGTCCCTTAAAATCAACTTATGAAATATCGATAATTTTCTCTACGCTTGATGTAAAGCCAGGTGTCACGACAAAcatgttaaaagaaaaaatcacTGAAGAGTCCGCTTCCATATTAATGTACTTAAGGGAACCAAACTACTTTCGTTATACTGAAGATAATTATCAGCAAAATCAAGTTTTAATTGCTATAGGTACGGGACTAGCACCATTTTTGGGTTTTCTTCAACACAAACAACATATGATGGCGAATGACAAGAATGGAAATCCAGGCATTACTTGGCTTTTTGTAGGCACAACCAGCGAGCAGGCCGTCGTACATCGTGACCTTTTGTTACAGTGGCAATcgaaaaatattcttaataacTTTGTGGAATCTTATTCTCGTGTTCCAACTACTCGGTATCATTATGTGCAAGACTCTTTAGAATGTAATGCACAACAATTAGTAGAATTGCTAATGAAACCAGAAACTACTATATACTTATGTGCGGATGGTGGACAAATTTCtaaatctatagaaaagtcattacaaaatattttggttaAGGAGTTGGCTATAACCGCCGAAGAGTCAGTTGAAATGATGAACGATTTTAAGGCTAAACGAAAATATAGAGAAGATATATGGTTGTAA